The Saccharomyces eubayanus strain FM1318 chromosome IV, whole genome shotgun sequence genome contains the following window.
TTGTAAGAGTTATTTCGCTTTAACCGTTTCATTTACAATGTTAAGTTGTTTGCACGAggttttgatttctttgactTGGCCttttgtactttttttgatgTATTTTGcttatttttcttgacGTTATCCAAACTTTTTGCGCGAAACTGTTTATCATCGGAACCCAGCTCCAATCCCATCAGTTTGTTCAAACTTAAACTTAGCTTTATGTTTTCCGCAGTAGTGGCACCAAATGAAGCAGCCGAAAATCCGGATGTCCAAGGAATAACAAATATTCTGGAACGATCAATACGTAGAACACCCCTCTCTAAGCCCTTTCGTGTGGTGATTGTTTCCTGTACTTTACGAGCAAACTGTTCCCCCAGCATACTTGACTGGAATCGTACACCTCCGCACTTTGCTTTATGATTGATTATTAGCGATAACGAATTTCCGTCACtccatttctttatatttaaCAACTGTGAAATCGAATCAGCTATTTTCCATTCGGGAATTGAAGCATCAATATTGTAAAGGAAGAAGGACCTACTAGAAACATCACTCGTAAAAGATTCACTCAAaggtattttctttaagaTGTGAGAAACATCTACAGATCTGTATTTCTCTGTGTCCTTGTCTTGCTTGTTTTTATCCGATTCCGCTGCTCCTTGTATTTGCAATTGTGAACTTTCGCTATCTGATGTCGCTTTTTGAAGTATACTCTTCAATTTATCAAGTATAATGTCAGCCTCTGCCGAATCGCTCGTAATTTGGGCACCCCCTAACTTCACATCCtttaatgataaaaatcttttcatcatgTCGTTTTTTGCCTCCTCTGTTATgacattttcttcgttaACCATGGATATCAAATGATCCCGCAGTTGTACGGGGATATGCCATCTCAAATCAAGCATACAACACTGACAAACATTTCTTTGAGTAGCACACCTTCCGCATATTAATGTTTTTACAATATGGCCGCTCCTTTTCGATGCCTTAAAATGGTATAAGGTGAATGGTAAAGTACAGATCTTACATTCAGAGCCTTGAGGAATCTTTGTCATTCTGACGTTGGTATCATCACCTAAACATTGCTCACAAATTTTCGGTGGTAGCTCATTTATTTCATCGTTCATGCTGTAAAGGAAAATTAATACTTTTTGCTAGGCGTTCTTCAATCAGCTTCCCCGTACTTATCATCCTCATCACCATACTcacaatcaaaaatttgctttaactttttttctagtgTTAAGCACTTACACGTCATTTTAATACAGGGTAATCCCAGCATACTGTAgattcaaatatttcatttcAAATCTATTGGGGGTAATTATGGTGGCCATTTGGGTATGAACAGCAACAAATATTGTTTTCGTAAAATTAGTATATCAGGTGAATATTTTCACGACCTGCTTACACATTTTTATTATGTATGTCTCTATTTGCTTgttattgaatatttaaatGTTTTTGCATGGAAGCACCGCAGCTGGCCTATGATCAACTGCTGGTTTCCCTTCGTTTCCAGTTTCGTTTCTTCTTATTCGCGTGGGTACGGTAATGTTGGTTACAATTATCATGCCTGCTAAACCTTTGCCCGCAGCCCTCGTGTGGACAGATGTGATTTTTCTCGCCTGTATGTATTCTATTATGTCTTGAAAGGTGGCCAGAAGTGGTAAACCCAGTCGAGCAGATCTTACAAAAATGGCGTGTTCTCTGTCCTGTCGAATGAGCTTTTGTGGGTTTTAATTTCATTACAGCTTTGgtggatttttttatcctAGCCGAACTATATACGTCTGGCTGGATATGATCgatattttccattttcacTACGTTAACATTATGCAACGGCGATTCTGGCGAAGCCTCTTTGCTCGCAGTTAGTTTCGACATAATTATATCACTTGTTCTGTTGGATTGTtttccagaaaaaaaatccaaagcGCACTTGTTCAGCTTATCcttcaaatcatcatcaACTAGATGTGATGTTTTCATTAAGGGTATCAGAGTTTGATATTTCCGTTCGTTATTGAACGAAAACATTTCAGGCATTAAGGTTATCTGAGAAGATGAATAGTCAAAATTGACTGGAAAGTCGCATTTCCCATCCTTGGCTAGAATGGTCGATATTAAATTGTCCTTGTAACCTATAGACATATTTTTATGAAGAGTTTTTAAACAGATCTATGATCTTATTTATCGAGCAGCGTCAAAAGCCTGAAAAACCTGGCATGAAAAGTGCACCCAAGCTAATATGGTATgttaaatatttatatgtaaaaaaaaggccaGGTAATATAGAAACAAGTAAACGATTTAGAGAGGGTGTAGGATTTGCCTGTTGGCGGTGTAGGGGCTGCTGCACGGTGTAACATGTAATAGCCAGACGTGATTCCCCTAAAAGTAAGCCCTTCTCCAAAGAGAATGCAACGGTGTGCCATTCGTTTGATATTGAAACTTGCTCAACGACGGCGATGAACCGTAGCACAAGAAACATGAGACCAAAAGCGTGTTGCCAAACGCAAGAAGCCACTTATCAAAAGGCCGTGGCTGCGCATTCTTCTGAGACATGCTGACAAACGAGAAAAAGATGGCTTTGTAGTCAGTTCAAGGCCCTGTAtaattttccttcaaaaaatttctttttggccTGGGGTCCTTAAACGGACGCGTACCCTGAGAGTTCTTTCGCATGGTTTAGGGATGGCTCTCTCCCCATTCGTTTAACCTTCGTTTAAACAGTTTCGATGAACAATTGCCAAATCCCgttaaaagaaagaaaataggaTTCAGTTTAACAATCGAGCAGATTGGGTCGTTTTTGCATATGCGGTTAGAGTTCTCCTTGGTCGGATAGTGTTACATTTGGCTTGAAAGGTTATGCTCTCCTTTTTCCTTGGCTTCGCGAATGATATCATAATTTTACTTTACATGCAGAGTTGACGGCTCTGCAGGGATTTGTTATCATGACTAGCCAGATTTTGCaggcatttttttttgttgaaacAATTTGTAGGATTGCATACCGGCAGCGGGGCCTTCAGTCTTGTGAAAAAAACGAGTAGGTATACAGTTCTAGATGTTAGGCAAGGCCATTTTTTCTCGGATAATGGATGATTCGGTCGGTCTCGCGTTGTTGTAAAGCAGCAGGTGTAGCCACGTGTCAAATCTCGAATTGGTTCGAAAAGAGGGTCACCTGCATATATCGAGGAGACTCCTCACTGTGCCTTGGCACAATAACATGCCTCGGCACAATAACATGCCTCCTAGGGTCCTTTTCGATCGCCAGCGGTGTTCGTATTAGACTCGTTTGGTCGTTCCTTCGAAACGAGTCTTCGTAAATAGAAAatagagaaaaaattagagTTGTGCTTAGGCAATGAGCAGTTATTTTCAGGCATCCCTCTGATATGGTGGTATGTGAACAAAGATGGAGCCAAGGTATAATtactaaaaaaagaaaaaggttGTTCTGAAAGGTGCTGAAttaattattttattaaatttttttacttgaACTAACAGTTACataaagagaagaagaaggaataatggtatttttggaaagcttTTGTTTACGTTAGAGGAAAAGTTcttacaacaacaaagcaGCTGCGCCGGCAACAACAGCACCGAAAGAGGCAGCGCCTGCGTTGATTCTTTGACCAGCGTTGGATGCAGTTACAACAGAAGTGCTAGCGGTAGAAGTGGCTGGAGCAacggaagaagaaactgcCTTGGAAGAGGATGGAGCAACAGAGGAGGAAGCTGCTGAGGAGGAGGATGGGGCagcagaagaggaagaggatgGGGCagcagaagaggaagaggatgGGGTagcagaagaggaagaggatggggcagcagaagaagaagaagctggAGAAACAGAGGCAACAGCGGCGGCGATTTCGGAACTCAATCTAGTGGTGTACCATGGTAATTTGACAATTGTCTTGGTGATGGCATCGTAGTCCAGTTTACTGAACAAGGTAGTGTAAGAGTCATCGGTGTAAGTCATAACTTGTTGGTAGACGCTCAAGACATCAGCAGGGATTTGGAAACCGCTGTTACCCGTTTCCAAACCTAAATAGTCGGAAAGATGGGAGTTAATGTCACCAATAATCGCCTGTAATTCGGCAGTTTGACCGGCGGTTTCAGCGGCGGCAAAAGAGGCAATAGCGGTTAAAACGAAAG
Protein-coding sequences here:
- the ECM2 gene encoding Pre-mRNA-splicing factor ECM2, whose protein sequence is MNDEINELPPKICEQCLGDDTNVRMTKIPQGSECKICTLPFTLYHFKASKRSGHIVKTLICGRCATQRNVCQCCMLDLRWHIPVQLRDHLISMVNEENVITEEAKNDMMKRFLSLKDVKLGGAQITSDSAEADIILDKLKSILQKATSDSESSQLQIQGAAESDKNKQDKDTEKYRSVDVSHILKKIPLSESFTSDVSSRSFFLYNIDASIPEWKIADSISQLLNIKKWSDGNSLSLIINHKAKCGGVRFQSSMLGEQFARKVQETITTRKGLERGVLRIDRSRIFVIPWTSGFSAASFGATTAENIKLSLSLNKLMGLELGSDDKQFRAKSLDNVKKNKQNTSKKVQKAKSKKSKPRANNLTL
- the TIP1 gene encoding putative lipase produces the protein MSVSKIAFVLTAIASFAAAETAGQTAELQAIIGDINSHLSDYLGLETGNSGFQIPADVLSVYQQVMTYTDDSYTTLFSKLDYDAITKTIVKLPWYTTRLSSEIAAAVASVSPASSSSAAPSSSSSATPSSSSSAAPSSSSSAAPSSSSAASSSVAPSSSKAVSSSVAPATSTASTSVVTASNAGQRINAGAASFGAVVAGAAALLL
- the NRG2 gene encoding Nrg2p is translated as MSIGYKDNLISTILAKDGKCDFPVNFDYSSSQITLMPEMFSFNNERKYQTLIPLMKTSHLVDDDLKDKLNKCALDFFSGKQSNRTSDIIMSKLTASKEASPESPLHNVNVVKMENIDHIQPDVYSSARIKKSTKAVMKLKPTKAHSTGQRTRHFCKICSTGFTTSGHLSRHNRIHTGEKNHICPHEGCGQRFSRHDNCNQHYRTHANKKKRNWKRRETSS